CTTATCATGAAATCAGGTTAGGGGGCAAATGATGGATCAATCTCTCTTACTAATGTGTCGTCCATCCTCTTCTCATCCAGATCCTGTGCTCACGGTTGTGCTCCGGGGTGAATGAGCTGAACAACAACGGGGAGACGCCACTCCACGTGTCCTGCCGCTTGGGCCGAGTGGAGGCCGTCAAAGCTCTGTTGGGCGGCGGAGCCAAGTGTGATATCATCGGAGGCAGCGGCTACGCCATCCACGCTGCCATGAAGTACAACGAGAAGGGGTGAgctgatggagggatgagggtGATGAACATAAGAGTTGTACGGCCTGTCCTGCACTCTGTGGTGTATttgcttattattttattgtccaaaatgtacattttcagttaCCAGCTACAGAATCACAGGAACTGGGAGGAGTCTGTATTTTCCTCAATGACACTACAAAACACATGGTTTTGAAGTAATAGTTTCCCTGGTTACCCTGCTGCTCTTCTACCATTAAGGTAGATGAATGCTtgtactcttttttttcttctctttttttggctggaccgcaacagAGGAGCCCTATAACCGCGTCTGTCCATCACTGAGTCACTGAGTCACTGAGTTacaccattgttttttttaaataaagcacttctgtgttcatggtaaataaaacaaaagctatataacaaataaatgtatgaatgcaaactttacacacctgaaacacactgtattaGGGTCATTTACACTCAGCATTAATGAGTAACTTGACAGTTACTGTAGTAAAACTATATTTTGGGTTGTGggtaagtgaaataatatataaaacataaaaaataatcgTAACTCAACCCTTCTTACACCAGCACCATATAGTCTACACCTAAAATCTGGTACaatgtatttaagtatttttaatatttttttatgtgtacaGCACATTGAGTTACAACTACTGCATGAAAagtgcaatacaaataaataaagttaaagcgATGTTCATGTCTGATGGTAACCAGGCGACGTACAAATTAAAATCCCTCTAGTGTTTCATACccggtccagccatataccaggttttgacctagtcttgtgAACAAATGCATACAGGACCAGTGTGTATTGACTTTGGTATAAGAGCAGCAAACCTATTTCATAATGCTGGAGAGAACCTCTCAGAAGCACTACATCCAATGAACATATAGGAGTGGTACTGGGTATCCGAATTATCAGAATATATGTGGTCGGAAGGGAATCTGTAGAGGTTGTTAAATGCTTTTTCCACAGAACAAGGACAGTGCTTTTAAgaaataaaggctttttaaataGGTCACTGAAATTGTCagcatacaaaataaaaacaaagtggattttttgcagttttagaGATATTGAATGTTGTGCTTCAGCTAATGTTTTAAACTCCCAGAATACAAAGTCTATAGCTTTAAGTTAATAGTACATGTGACtagtctctttgtgtttctgtcaggtGTGCGGAGGAGATCCTCAAAGCAGACCCAGGCCAGCTCCAGGCTGAGGATTCTGTATATGGTGGGACGCCTCTCCACTGGGCCAAAACTGCCGAGGTGAGGAACATCAAGTGTTTTGTGGTTAGAATTAGTAGTCTGACTCTAGAGAAACCAAAGCGTTGAAGCTTTGATAGGAGAATAATGGATCTATGACCTTTGATGACCTCTGTGAGCAAGCAGCCCAAGTTTGAACAACATTTACAAAACTAATTTCATCCTGTATGAGTTTATGTCACTGCTTCCAATCAGAAATGCTGGCCTGTCATTGAGGCGTCCCACACCAAGACATGCAAGTTAGGCTTTAGGAAGAAGTAACAGGAGAAgtcctgttgttctgtccatTTAATAaagtcttcctctctctgtgccaGATGTGTCGTTTGCTGCTGGAGCATGGCTGTATGGTGAATTATCTCAGTAAGACCGGAGAGAGCGCCCTCCACATTCTGACCAAGAAGGGCCGCTTTGAGGCAGCCATGGTGTTACTCACCCACGGAGCCAACGCCAACCTGAAGGGACAAGATGGGAACACAGCTCTGCACCTCGCTATGAAGGTGAGTGTACGAGATGTTACGTCTGCCTTGCTCTTATCTTCCAGGTGAAAACAATAATCTTACTGATAATCAAAGTGTTCATGAAAGGGAGGACAAAATGTCAAGGAGTGATTTTGCTAAGTAGTGGCAACACAGTATCGGTATGAGGGGAAAACACTAAGAGCTACAACTCAGATTACAGGAGATTTATCCTAAAAATCCCAAACAATAGGGAAATCAGGCTGCATTACACATAAGGACAAACTTCACAGATCTCCTTTTCTGTAACAGGCAGCATGCTTACACTACAAGAACATCACACATCAATGATATATATTAAAGAGAGCTGGATATTGTCATTCTGCTGTGGAAATGCAGAcgtttttttgaaaataataataatgcaacaCTTGTGTGACACTGTGCTCATTAATTAGATGGACCACATGGAGTTGATCAAAGCTCTGATTGTATTTGGTGCTGATGTGGAGATCCACAACGACTTGGGAGAAACGCCTGGATTGATCGCTGCACGCACCAGCAAAGGTAAGAGAGACAGGATGGATGGAAAGAGAGATATCAACTGTAAGGTATACAGAAGTTGAATCAGGAAAATAAGGAACAGAGTAGGAATTCTGAGTTAGGACAGTGAAAAGCTGTGTTATATTTATAGAACTTAATGTGACTGACCTAACACGCCTGTTTGTTCTAGTTTAATCAGATTATAACATGTTAACCCATAGTCTCATTTAACAGCATGTATTCCAATGTAGATGGTAAAGCCGATGCATGAAAATGGTTGTTATGATATAATGAAACAATCTTTAGTGCCTTGTCTCTAAATATAAAGACCAGTTGTACCACTCTTGCTactaattcattgttttgtgaCTATTTAGAAGCAGCATGGTTACAAAGCTTCTTTTTAAAGGTGCATCATGCAACTTTACCGTGGATGATGTAAAAACACCACACACTCCATTGTACATTTGCAGCATATGTATAAAGCTTTGATTTGATCATTTCCAGCTACTCAGTGATTTCAGAGCTCGCTCTCTGATCTGTAAGgggattttgtggaaaactTCTCAGTTGATGTAGCTCCAGTCTCCTTCTCCATCTGCACATGTTCTACCTGTTCaacagcagagggcagcacttacaaaacatttcagttgccaaagctgaaaacatttgCTCTTACATCAGTGCCACGATTAAGATATTTGTATCAGGCTTTCAGCACATATTTCTGATTTCTGCTCGCGTAAGAACAGCATCCCAAATGTACTATTTATTACATGAGTGctgtattggattacattttAGTGCACTGAGTGTTTTCTAATAAATTCAGTGTATTATGAGCATAGAATATAAGGATATAAAGCAAAAAGTAAAGGCCTAAAGTTGTGGATGTGGAAAGTCAGAACTCTGTTGAGCTGTTCTCGATATGTTGACTTtttagtctaaaaaaaaaaaaatttcaaccTCTTCGGCAACATTTAATGTCTACCATAGCAACATTTACATTGCCATGCAAAAGGcaaaataatttgacatttcagtgatTTCTAATAAAGGTCTGTGCATTGTTTCTACTGGATCTGTCTGTCTATTGAAACAAGATGATTATATGAgcatatttgttgttttcacatgGAGACAAATGTGTATGAAACCCCATACTCGATGCTCTGAAGCAGAAATGATGGTAAATGGAGTTTGCTgtcattaattgatttttgtaaATGCATGATAATTGCTAACATCCTGCTTAcattcttgctttctctctctgtctcttatcTATCACCCTCtatctcttctcctctgctttttGTGGTGTTTGTGCATGTCTAACTCCAtttgcgtgcatgtgtgtgtgtgtttttttcgtTAAAACGAAAGGTCCGAATAGAAAGATACTGCTGGACATGCTGTGTAGTGTAGGGGTCCAGCGGtgcctccccccctcccctgccAGTCCTCCCCCCATCTCCAACAAGGCCCCACCTCCAGGCATAGGTAACAACCAACGTCCCATCCTCTGCCTCCCCTTCACTGCACTCTGTTTCAATGTTTCTCTCATCTACAGAATATGTCTCTGTTTGAgctcttttacattttctgtaactttttacatttagtttGCTGAttagtgaaaaaaatgttgtgtgtgCAACTTTCGAATAATCCTTAATCCTGAAAATaccaaataacaaaaagaaggaatgtGTGGAAAGTAGTTAACAGAAAGAGGTTATTTTTTTAGTGCTAGATTTGAATTATGACTTGAGTACACAAGTGACTCAACAAGAAATCTGAGCTGAGGAATGTGACAGTATGAGAGTGAGAAGCTCttgtaaattaaataagatAAAGCAAGTATCCTTACATGAAAGCAACATGCACGCATATCTACTTGACATTCTTGGTATAACTCCCCTGTGGCTTGTAGAAAACCCAGTGACCCCTTTCCTTTTCCATCCTTTGTGCATGAATTTGATCAATACTGTTGCCATGTGTTGGTCCCACACCAATAGCTGTTATGATTGGCTCACAGGGTTTGAGGACATCATGTTCGTGGGGGCTGCAGTCACTGCAATGAGCAGAGGCACATCTGAAGTGGACGGGCCCAAAACGGGGAAAAGGAAGTGAGTATGTTTGTAATTCCACAGTTTCTCGTCTGTTTTTCATGgttaaagcaagactatgtaacttctgctgagcagcagcaacagcagcctcTGCTGCCACAAGTGGTAATTAAAAGACACTGATGCATTTAATTCTGTTGATATCTGAGCAGTGAGGATACCGCACTACTGTAACATGAGGGAACACTATTTGAAGGGGAACAGACTTCAACACTTGCTGTATCTAGACTGCAAGTGTGGCATGagcagcatgtttagcagagcagcagcagcagtgagtgctccgtctgtgtgtctacacagaatgtctcctgtgtagacacacagacggagcactcgcTGCTACACTTGCGGTCTAGACACGGGGTTACTGTTGTGACATCCCTCGCTGTGCCTCTGGCTGATCTTATTTCTATGATTGTCTGAACCCGCAGCACCTGTGTGCTAAAATGTAACTACTAACAGCTAGCGTTATACTGACCGACTTATGCTGCGATCCACATCATCTTCACACACCACGGAAAATACAGTCTGGTGGCCGCTAGTATGTAACTTAATTCTATTGATACTAATATAGCTACATATTGGTGAGATAACACGTGATTATAATTTACCAAAGGGCTCATCAGGCACACCAGCTGTCGCTTATTAGCTGAACACCCACCTGCCagtactcatagaactggagttacgtccaggtaactactatttctTGTGAAGGATCGTACCTGCTCAACCCAAGTTACATAGTGCAAGAACAGGTGTTCAGGGAGCGGAGTGGGAATGAAAGAGGCGCCTTTCTCTCTATTACAAGTCAGTGTACCATCAAAATGATTATGAAGCTGTTATTTTAAGGTAAATAGTTGTATAATGTTGCTTCAAAGTAAAGTTtgttatttgtatgtgtttctgtcttAGATGAGACAAAAAGTTCTAGTGTAAAAAAAGTgatatctcctctcctctgcaggaTGGAAAGACTGCTGTGTCTGGATGGTGGAGGTATAAAAGGCCTGGTGCTGATCCAGATGCTGATCGCTCTGGAGAGAGAGGCCGGTCGGCCCACCAGAGAGCTCTTCGACTGGGTGGCTGGCACAAGCACTGGGGGGATTCTGGCCCTCGCTATAATCCACggtgagtgtgtttttctttctgcttccaAGAGTTTTCATACCCTAGCATCAAAACAATAATGGTGTCTCTTCAATGTGTAGGAAAGTCCATGGAGTACCTTCGCTGCCTGTACTTCAGGATGAAAGAGCAGGTGTTCAAAGGGTCACGACCCTATGAATCAGCACCACTGGAGGATTTCCTGAAGAAAGAATTCGGAGAGAACACCAAGATGACAGATGTCCAATACCCCAGGTAACTGTTCATGTCAAACTTATTGAAGTCCTTTCATCCTagaagaaatatgtttttgtcgttgttacttcacttgaatgtttgagcttcacttaacagaatgatgtatgtgcagagtttgacactagaagactgttgTCACATTCAACTGCTGAAGCTGGAAAGTTTCTGTGTTAAATGAAAAGTTGTGTACGTATgagcataatttgtgacatcacaactagtttgctAATTCTGGTCCAGTAtgaaacttacacaagtgtgatgaggAGATTTGAAACcttcagtgcacatacactgagaatggacttttcagtgaagtaggagacatcttgaaataaaaaatatttgcatattcatagagtctggatttttcagtgaggtagaaagagtagatgtcattttaagaatttctaaccacatcagacacatttttatgtcttaacaCAAGTTTGAAGGGGATTTTAGGGTTAAATGTGTCCACTAGGCAATAGgcagaaaagtgtaaaaaggcAGTAGAGACACTAGACATTTCActaaatgtcaacctcatagtGGCGCTGGAGTAAAAGTCAGGCgatcaccagagtcagtagGATGCGTCCTCTGGGGACAATGGAGATCTGTTCAAAATGTCATGCCAATCTGTTCagtagttattgagatatttcattctggaccaaagtggagagaaagaaagaatgagtgACAGACCTCACCACCCCTTGAAcaatgctgctagcatggctaaaaactaGTAGTAGAGGATCCAGAATCTGTAAATGAGCAAATTTTGGTGTCAAAATGCTGGTTTTTCAGGTTTTGATCAGAATGTTTTGTCAAACACTTTTATGATGAACAAAAGCTGAGATATCTGACTAAAATTCACCTTTTTATGTTAAACTCACATCTACTCTATTATCTTCTCACTCATACATTTGTTCTTGTACAGGGTGATGGTGACCAGTGTTCTGGCTGACAGACATCCAGGAGAACTGCACATCTTCAGGAACTATGACCCTCCCTCCGTCCACAGAGAGCCCCCGTATGCCACCACGGCCACGTTCCAGCCTCTCACTGTCCCACAAGGTACTAGACCTACTGCACTAGTGCTCAGATGTTTTATGAatggtgggtggtggtgtgtgttgCTGTCTGCCACAGTTTCCGTCATGTTGCCACCAGATGGTGACATATTAAAGTATTTTCTAACTCTACATATGGTGGTAAATTATACTCACTTCATTCAggattatatatttatttagaaaacGAAGCCTGAGAAGTccatttgtgttgtgttgtttgagtGGCAACCATGTTGTTGTTACAGGATGGGAGGATGAGGATGTGTTGATAGTAGGATACACAGTGGAGCCAACCAGAAAGCGTAGGAAGGTGACAGCTGaaggtgtgtttgtgagtgagaaACAAAGGAACAGGTTCACAAAGAACTTAACTTGGTCGGTCACAAAATTACCTCACAAACTCCCATTTGTTCACGTATAAATATTATCCAGAATACATGCTTTTGAATACTTTAAATAGCAAAGCagcaaaaaacatgtttcagccCCACACCCTTTTCAACATGGATGAATGTGTTCACTTCTTCACTGTTTAAAACTCGGTTATTGATACACAGTGACATTTTGGCACATTTCACTTTGTACTTAAGCTTGCACCCAGAATGATAAACTAGTCGATTAGATTGATTGTTTCatgcctttttaaaatcttaatatcAGAACAACTTGTGTGGCGAGCTGCCCGCTCCAGTGGTGCTGCCCCCACCTACTTCCGACCGATGGGCCGCTTTCTGGACGGAGGGCTATTGGCCAACAACCCGACACTAGACGCCATGTCAGAAATCCATCAGTACAACAAAGCCTTAAAAGCAGAGGTAGGTAACCTAACACCTTACTTATCTAGtcctccttttaaaaaaatcaaataatctaTCATCTCTCTTTTTAACTCTTCTCTCTCAGGGCCATGGGACGGAGGTCAAGAAGCTGGGTATAGTGGTCTCCCTTGGAACTGGTAAGCCACACAGTTTTGTCTGCAATGGCAAATAATGTAATTCACACTAACTTTTCTACATGCAAAACCAATGGCCACTTAGTTTAGTTAGCTTAGTTTATGTCTTACCCCATCTTCACTATTCAACATGAGTCTATTAAAGTATAAGGCTGgtggttttctatatttttattattgtaaacaaatctaatgtgcagagtcaaaccaacaatgaacctatcctacttacaagtattgtctgtgtatccaaagcctaatACATCATATTCCTCTCTgccatagacctctgttgttgtccaaaaactattaaaaacatgtcgatgagccacaccgctgtgagtgacatgttccttcccCCCGAAGGCAATagttactgtagtttgtttagaaacggctccaaagattAATAACAGCAGTAACATTGTCAGTCTCAGGAGAGACGTTCCTTGTAATGCAGGTCCTACTGAGCGTGATGCATGCTAATGCATTGTGCTAAGGTGgcttcaccagcttgttgtgctagatgtcacaacctcttgactttcaGTGCAAAGTCAAGAGATGATGATACGTCAAGATGAAAGGTCAATATGACGTGTTTTTAATGACAACAGGGGAgctcagaggaataagatgtatcaggctttggataaactCACAacacttgtaagtaggatcagttcattgttggttcggctctgcacatgagatttgttgacaataagaaaactattgattattattattattgcataGATTAAAGGATGTTTTCAATTGCTGTTGGGGGGGGAAGGAAGAAACATGTCCTTACAAAGAGATATTAGAAATCTGACGCCTAATAAGAGTGATTTACATCCCTAACTCCTACTATGTTTGTACCTTGCTTTGACcactgaaataaacaataaacattaacacaactCATTGTGAGTAACAAAATTTAGaaactcctcctgctcctccagctGTACAGTATCTGTGCTCCTGTGTGTCTCCAGGTAAACCTCCTCAGGTGGTGGTGAGCTCTGTGGATGTTTTCCGGCCTTCTAACCCTCTGGAGCTGGCCAAGAGCTTTGTAGGAGCCAAAGAGCTGGGCAAGATGCTGGTGGACTGTGTGAGTATAGTTTGAGCACCTGCTTTTAAATTTACCTTGCTCCTCGTGTAAATCAATGAGTGCTGGATGCTCATCATCCTCAGCTGAAACtatatgttttttcatattaattcatcctgtca
The DNA window shown above is from Thunnus maccoyii chromosome 2, fThuMac1.1, whole genome shotgun sequence and carries:
- the pla2g6 gene encoding 85/88 kDa calcium-independent phospholipase A2 isoform X3 is translated as MQFLGRLLDTVSSVSTLFTNPYRVRDVPLADYGGGGKILLKDEGRIVLYKNAQYQSWDCVLMCPETPNMALRLFQVASEEDAMNWFPQYALKLRPFYETLPLKAETTQPIVDCIRNHPDWSSAHIAVDTGLRECLKHNYVQSQINARDTSGQTPLHLACERSDSACVKELLEESQARTDIRDRNGETPMHSAAKQDSPAIIQILCSRLCSGVNELNNNGETPLHVSCRLGRVEAVKALLGGGAKCDIIGGSGYAIHAAMKYNEKGCAEEILKADPGQLQAEDSVYGGTPLHWAKTAEMCRLLLEHGCMVNYLSKTGESALHILTKKGRFEAAMVLLTHGANANLKGQDGNTALHLAMKMDHMELIKALIVFGADVEIHNDLGETPGLIAARTSKGPNRKILLDMLCSVGVQRCLPPSPASPPPISNKAPPPGIGFEDIMFVGAAVTAMSRGTSEVDGPKTGKRKMERLLCLDGGGIKGLVLIQMLIALEREAGRPTRELFDWVAGTSTGGILALAIIHGKSMEYLRCLYFRMKEQVFKGSRPYESAPLEDFLKKEFGENTKMTDVQYPRVMVTSVLADRHPGELHIFRNYDPPSVHREPPYATTATFQPLTVPQGWEDEDVLIVGYTVEPTRKRRKVTAEEQLVWRAARSSGAAPTYFRPMGRFLDGGLLANNPTLDAMSEIHQYNKALKAEGHGTEVKKLGIVVSLGTGKPPQVVVSSVDVFRPSNPLELAKSFVGAKELGKMLVDCCTDSDGCAVDRARAWCEMIDTIYHRLSPQLSQEVMLDEVSDAVLVDMLWETQMYLYEKREVLQSLAKVLMDN
- the pla2g6 gene encoding 85/88 kDa calcium-independent phospholipase A2 isoform X1; this translates as MRLASLDSWLTEVTMQFLGRLLDTVSSVSTLFTNPYRVRDVPLADYGGGGKILLKDEGRIVLYKNAQYQSWDCVLMCPETPNMALRLFQVASEEDAMNWFPQYALKLRPFYETLPLKAETTQPIVDCIRNHPDWSSAHIAVDTGLRECLKHNYVQSQINARDTSGQTPLHLACERSDSACVKELLEESQARTDIRDRNGETPMHSAAKQDSPAIIQILCSRLCSGVNELNNNGETPLHVSCRLGRVEAVKALLGGGAKCDIIGGSGYAIHAAMKYNEKGCAEEILKADPGQLQAEDSVYGGTPLHWAKTAEMCRLLLEHGCMVNYLSKTGESALHILTKKGRFEAAMVLLTHGANANLKGQDGNTALHLAMKMDHMELIKALIVFGADVEIHNDLGETPGLIAARTSKGPNRKILLDMLCSVGVQRCLPPSPASPPPISNKAPPPGIGFEDIMFVGAAVTAMSRGTSEVDGPKTGKRKMERLLCLDGGGIKGLVLIQMLIALEREAGRPTRELFDWVAGTSTGGILALAIIHGKSMEYLRCLYFRMKEQVFKGSRPYESAPLEDFLKKEFGENTKMTDVQYPRVMVTSVLADRHPGELHIFRNYDPPSVHREPPYATTATFQPLTVPQGWEDEDVLIVGYTVEPTRKRRKVTAEEQLVWRAARSSGAAPTYFRPMGRFLDGGLLANNPTLDAMSEIHQYNKALKAEGHGTEVKKLGIVVSLGTGKPPQVVVSSVDVFRPSNPLELAKSFVGAKELGKMLVDCCTDSDGCAVDRARAWCEMIDTIYHRLSPQLSQEVMLDEVSDAVLVDMLWETQMYLYEKREVLQSLAKVLMDN
- the pla2g6 gene encoding 85/88 kDa calcium-independent phospholipase A2 isoform X4; translation: MRLASLDSWLTEVTMQFLGRLLDTVSSVSTLFTNPYRVRDVPLADYGGGGKILLKDEGRIVLYKNAQYQSWDCVLMCPETPNMALRLFQVASEEDAMNWFPQYALKLRPFYETLPLKAETTQPIVDCIRNHPDWSSAHIAVDTGLRECLKHNYVQSQINARDTSGQTPLHLACERSDSACVKELLEESQARTDIRDRNGETPMHSAAKQDSPAIIQILCSRLCSGVNELNNNGETPLHVSCRLGRVEAVKALLGGGAKCDIIGGSGYAIHAAMKYNEKGCAEEILKADPGQLQAEDSVYGGTPLHWAKTAEMCRLLLEHGCMVNYLSKTGESALHILTKKGRFEAAMVLLTHGANANLKGQDGNTALHLAMKMDHMELIKALIVFGADVEIHNDLGETPGLIAARTSKGPNRKILLDMLCSVGVQRCLPPSPASPPPISNKAPPPGIGFEDIMFVGAAVTAMSRGTSEVDGPKTGKRKMERLLCLDGGGIKGLVLIQMLIALEREAGRPTRELFDWVAGTSTGGILALAIIHGKSMEYLRCLYFRMKEQVFKGSRPYESAPLEDFLKKEFGENTKMTDVQYPRVMVTSVLADRHPGELHIFRNYDPPSVHREPPYATTATFQPLTVPQEQLVWRAARSSGAAPTYFRPMGRFLDGGLLANNPTLDAMSEIHQYNKALKAEGHGTEVKKLGIVVSLGTGKPPQVVVSSVDVFRPSNPLELAKSFVGAKELGKMLVDCCTDSDGCAVDRARAWCEMIDTIYHRLSPQLSQEVMLDEVSDAVLVDMLWETQMYLYEKREVLQSLAKVLMDN
- the pla2g6 gene encoding 85/88 kDa calcium-independent phospholipase A2 isoform X2 — translated: MGPLVHNVTMQFLGRLLDTVSSVSTLFTNPYRVRDVPLADYGGGGKILLKDEGRIVLYKNAQYQSWDCVLMCPETPNMALRLFQVASEEDAMNWFPQYALKLRPFYETLPLKAETTQPIVDCIRNHPDWSSAHIAVDTGLRECLKHNYVQSQINARDTSGQTPLHLACERSDSACVKELLEESQARTDIRDRNGETPMHSAAKQDSPAIIQILCSRLCSGVNELNNNGETPLHVSCRLGRVEAVKALLGGGAKCDIIGGSGYAIHAAMKYNEKGCAEEILKADPGQLQAEDSVYGGTPLHWAKTAEMCRLLLEHGCMVNYLSKTGESALHILTKKGRFEAAMVLLTHGANANLKGQDGNTALHLAMKMDHMELIKALIVFGADVEIHNDLGETPGLIAARTSKGPNRKILLDMLCSVGVQRCLPPSPASPPPISNKAPPPGIGFEDIMFVGAAVTAMSRGTSEVDGPKTGKRKMERLLCLDGGGIKGLVLIQMLIALEREAGRPTRELFDWVAGTSTGGILALAIIHGKSMEYLRCLYFRMKEQVFKGSRPYESAPLEDFLKKEFGENTKMTDVQYPRVMVTSVLADRHPGELHIFRNYDPPSVHREPPYATTATFQPLTVPQGWEDEDVLIVGYTVEPTRKRRKVTAEEQLVWRAARSSGAAPTYFRPMGRFLDGGLLANNPTLDAMSEIHQYNKALKAEGHGTEVKKLGIVVSLGTGKPPQVVVSSVDVFRPSNPLELAKSFVGAKELGKMLVDCCTDSDGCAVDRARAWCEMIDTIYHRLSPQLSQEVMLDEVSDAVLVDMLWETQMYLYEKREVLQSLAKVLMDN